From a single Streptomyces liliifuscus genomic region:
- the ftsR gene encoding transcriptional regulator FtsR, which produces MFRTPSGGVGHGTAAMDNGLMSIGTVLNVLRDEFPEVTISKIRFLESEGLIEPQRTPSGYRKFSPGDVERLGHVLRMQRDHYLPLKVIREHLDAVERGEALPLPSVGRQRDGEALCEPEGPTVARIGRAELLAAVEIGEQELQEWESYGLITPLPEGVYDAEAVTVAGLVVELGRFGIEPRHLRAVKAAADREAGLVDQVVAPLRRHRNPQTRAHAEAQTKELAGLAVKLHAALVQSALGVRLP; this is translated from the coding sequence ATGTTTCGAACACCGAGCGGCGGTGTCGGCCACGGCACCGCCGCCATGGACAACGGACTGATGAGCATCGGCACGGTGCTCAATGTGCTGCGCGACGAGTTCCCCGAAGTCACCATCTCCAAGATCCGTTTCCTGGAGTCGGAGGGGCTCATCGAGCCGCAGCGGACACCGTCGGGGTACCGGAAGTTCAGCCCGGGCGATGTCGAGCGCCTCGGGCACGTCCTGAGGATGCAGCGGGACCACTATCTGCCCCTGAAGGTGATCCGCGAGCACCTGGACGCCGTGGAGCGCGGTGAGGCGCTGCCGTTGCCGTCCGTGGGGCGTCAGCGCGACGGCGAGGCGCTCTGCGAGCCCGAGGGGCCGACCGTGGCCAGGATCGGTCGGGCCGAGCTGCTGGCCGCCGTGGAGATCGGCGAGCAGGAGCTTCAGGAGTGGGAGTCCTACGGGCTCATCACACCGCTGCCTGAGGGGGTCTACGACGCCGAGGCGGTGACCGTGGCCGGTCTCGTCGTGGAACTGGGGCGGTTCGGGATCGAGCCGCGCCATCTGCGTGCCGTGAAGGCCGCCGCCGACCGTGAGGCCGGCCTTGTCGACCAGGTTGTGGCCCCGCTGCGGCGTCACCGCAATCCGCAGACCAGGGCGCACGCGGAGGCGCAGACCAAGGAGCTGGCGGGGCTCGCGGTGAAGCTGCACGCCGCGCTGGTGCAGTCCGCGCTCGGGGTGCGGCTGCCCTGA
- a CDS encoding bifunctional nuclease family protein has translation MNELDVVGVRVEMPSNQPIVLLREVGGDRYLPIWIGPGEATAIAFAQQGMAPARPLTHDLFKDVLEAVGQELTEVRITDLREGVFYAELVFASGVEVSARPSDAIALALRTGTPIYGSDGVLDDAGIAIPDEQEDEVEKFREFLDQISPEDFGTNSQ, from the coding sequence GTGAACGAGCTCGACGTCGTAGGTGTCCGGGTCGAAATGCCCTCCAACCAACCGATCGTGCTCCTGCGTGAAGTGGGAGGCGACCGTTACCTCCCCATCTGGATCGGGCCCGGGGAGGCGACGGCGATCGCCTTCGCTCAGCAGGGCATGGCCCCCGCGCGACCGCTGACCCACGACCTGTTCAAGGACGTGCTGGAGGCCGTCGGCCAGGAGCTCACCGAGGTGCGCATCACGGACCTGCGGGAGGGCGTCTTCTACGCGGAGCTGGTGTTCGCCAGCGGGGTCGAGGTGAGCGCCCGGCCGTCCGACGCCATAGCGCTCGCGCTGCGCACCGGAACGCCGATCTACGGCAGCGACGGGGTGCTGGACGACGCCGGCATCGCGATCCCGGACGAGCAGGAGGACGAGGTGGAGAAGTTCCGCGAGTTCCTCGACCAGATCTCGCCCGAGGACTTCGGGACCAACAGCCAGTGA
- a CDS encoding CDP-alcohol phosphatidyltransferase family protein, producing MEVQETRVQTDRVLTIPNILSMARLAGVPLFLWLILRPEFGGPQSDGWALLVLMLSGISDYLDGKLARRWNQISSLGRLLDPAADRLYILSTLVGLTWREILPLWLTSVLLARELLLLVMVGILRRHGYPPPQVNFLGKAATFNLMYAFPLLLLSDGSGWLASLAAIFGWAFAGWGTTLYWWAGILYVVQVRRLVRADTMAD from the coding sequence GTGGAGGTCCAGGAGACCCGCGTCCAGACAGACCGGGTCCTCACCATCCCGAACATCCTCAGCATGGCGCGTCTCGCAGGCGTGCCGCTGTTCCTGTGGCTGATCCTCAGGCCGGAGTTCGGCGGTCCCCAGAGTGACGGCTGGGCACTCCTGGTGCTCATGCTGAGCGGCATCAGCGACTATTTGGACGGCAAGCTGGCCCGTCGCTGGAACCAGATCAGCAGCCTCGGCCGGCTGCTGGACCCCGCGGCCGACCGTCTCTACATTCTGTCGACTCTCGTCGGGCTCACCTGGCGCGAGATTCTGCCGCTCTGGCTGACAAGCGTCCTGCTGGCGCGTGAGCTGCTTCTCCTGGTGATGGTGGGCATCCTCAGGCGGCACGGCTATCCGCCACCGCAGGTGAACTTCCTTGGGAAGGCTGCTACGTTCAACCTGATGTACGCCTTCCCGTTGCTGCTGCTCAGTGACGGAAGTGGATGGCTTGCGTCACTCGCTGCTATTTTCGGATGGGCGTTCGCGGGATGGGGTACAACGCTCTACTGGTGGGCAGGGATCCTCTACGTGGTTCAGGTCCGCCGCCTTGTCCGCGCGGACACCATGGCCGATTGA
- the ptsP gene encoding phosphoenolpyruvate--protein phosphotransferase, whose protein sequence is METTLRGVGVSHGVAIGEVRHMGTAVLEPPAKQIPTEDAEREQGRARKAVEAVAADLMARGNLAGGEAQAVLEAQAMMAQDPELMADVERRIAVGSTAERGVYDAFASYRALLANAGEYLAGRVADLDDVRNRIVARLLGVPMPGVPDSDEPYVLIARDLAPADTALLDPTLVLGFVTEEGGPTSHSAILARALGVPAVVALPGAGELAEGTLVAVDGSTGEIFVNPSAEKKAEMEAAAAARKAALGASTGPGATSDGHKVPLLANVGGPADVPAAVAAGAEGVGLFRTEFLFLDDSKNAPSEEKQVEAYRTVLEAFPEGRVVVRVLDAGADKPLDFLTPADEPNPALGVRGLRSLLDHPDVLRTQLTALAKASEGLPVYLEVMAPMVADRADAKAFADACREAGLRAKFGAMVEIPSAALRARSILQEVEFLSLGTNDLAQYTFAADRQVGAVSRLQDPWQPALLDLVALSAEAAKAEGKSCGVCGEAASDPLLACVLTGLGVTSLSMGAASIPYVRATLAKYTLAQCERAAAAARACDSAEEARTAAQAVLSGE, encoded by the coding sequence ATGGAGACAACGCTGCGAGGCGTCGGCGTGAGCCACGGTGTGGCGATCGGCGAGGTTCGGCACATGGGAACGGCGGTGCTGGAGCCGCCTGCCAAGCAGATACCGACGGAGGACGCGGAGCGCGAACAGGGGCGCGCCCGCAAGGCCGTCGAAGCCGTTGCGGCCGACCTGATGGCACGCGGCAATCTGGCGGGCGGCGAGGCCCAGGCCGTTCTCGAGGCCCAGGCCATGATGGCCCAGGACCCGGAGCTCATGGCCGATGTCGAGCGGCGTATCGCGGTCGGGAGCACGGCGGAGCGCGGGGTGTACGACGCGTTCGCCTCGTACCGCGCGCTGCTGGCGAATGCCGGTGAGTACCTCGCCGGTCGTGTGGCGGACCTCGACGACGTGCGGAACCGTATCGTCGCCCGGCTCCTCGGTGTGCCGATGCCGGGTGTGCCGGACAGCGACGAGCCGTACGTCCTCATCGCTCGTGACCTCGCACCCGCCGACACCGCTCTGTTGGACCCGACGCTGGTCCTCGGTTTCGTCACCGAGGAGGGTGGGCCGACCAGCCACAGCGCGATCCTGGCTCGGGCGCTCGGTGTTCCCGCCGTGGTGGCGCTGCCGGGCGCGGGGGAGCTTGCCGAGGGCACGCTGGTCGCCGTGGACGGCAGCACCGGCGAGATCTTCGTGAATCCGAGTGCGGAGAAGAAGGCCGAGATGGAGGCCGCGGCCGCTGCGCGCAAGGCCGCGCTGGGCGCCTCGACCGGGCCCGGTGCCACCTCGGACGGGCACAAGGTGCCGCTGCTGGCCAATGTCGGCGGTCCCGCGGACGTTCCCGCGGCGGTCGCGGCCGGTGCCGAGGGCGTGGGTCTGTTCCGTACCGAGTTCCTCTTTCTTGACGACAGCAAGAACGCGCCGTCGGAGGAGAAGCAGGTCGAGGCGTATCGCACGGTGCTGGAGGCCTTCCCCGAAGGGCGGGTCGTGGTGCGGGTGCTCGATGCGGGCGCCGACAAGCCGCTCGACTTCCTGACGCCGGCCGACGAGCCGAACCCGGCGCTGGGCGTGCGCGGGCTCCGCTCGCTGCTCGACCACCCCGATGTGCTGCGGACGCAGCTGACGGCGCTCGCGAAGGCTTCCGAGGGACTGCCTGTCTACCTCGAGGTGATGGCGCCGATGGTCGCGGACCGTGCCGACGCCAAGGCGTTCGCCGACGCGTGCCGTGAGGCGGGTCTGCGGGCGAAGTTCGGTGCCATGGTCGAGATTCCGTCGGCCGCTCTGCGGGCGCGGTCGATCCTGCAGGAGGTCGAGTTCCTGTCGCTGGGGACCAACGACCTCGCGCAGTACACCTTCGCCGCCGACCGCCAGGTGGGTGCCGTGTCCCGGCTGCAGGATCCGTGGCAGCCCGCGCTGCTCGACCTGGTCGCGCTGTCCGCCGAGGCGGCCAAGGCCGAGGGCAAGAGCTGCGGTGTCTGCGGCGAGGCCGCTTCGGACCCGCTGCTCGCGTGTGTGCTGACCGGTCTCGGTGTCACCTCTCTCTCCATGGGTGCCGCGTCGATTCCCTATGTCCGCGCGACGCTGGCCAAGTACACGCTGGCGCAGTGCGAGCGTGCCGCGGCGGCCGCGCGTGCCTGCGACAGTGCCGAGGAAGCGCGCACGGCGGCCCAGGCGGTGCTGTCCGGCGAGTAG
- a CDS encoding FHA domain-containing protein: MGGAWWKLSGGYGRCEGVRLGRCVQSGFVLPHGRVCFGQGESPVKLFAKLFGKSAREGSDNATARHRALRPSESEDQGDRPLFRDQVGGPGGDISGGQGAPSVDPAQSGRIGFGSDPYASNAPTGQPRQEDPSMSALVCTRCGNRNAEASRFCSNCGAPLRAGATPERPSETTSTISISGLEAYDAEVTGQTQMPMLSPEAQAAVDALPLGSALLVVRRGPNSGSRFLLDGELTTAGRHPQSDIFLDDVTVSRRHVEFRRVPDGSFTVADVGSLNGTYVNRERIDSVPLSNGDEVQIGKYRLVFYASQRGI; the protein is encoded by the coding sequence ATGGGTGGTGCGTGGTGGAAACTGTCTGGTGGATACGGACGTTGTGAGGGTGTCCGGCTCGGCCGGTGTGTGCAATCAGGGTTCGTCCTGCCCCACGGGCGGGTCTGTTTCGGTCAAGGGGAATCGCCCGTGAAGTTGTTTGCGAAGTTGTTCGGCAAGAGCGCGCGAGAGGGCAGCGACAACGCGACTGCCCGCCATCGCGCACTGCGCCCCTCGGAGAGTGAGGACCAGGGGGACCGCCCCCTGTTCCGCGATCAGGTCGGTGGTCCGGGTGGTGACATTTCCGGTGGTCAGGGCGCGCCGTCTGTTGACCCTGCCCAGTCGGGACGCATAGGTTTCGGCTCCGACCCGTATGCGTCCAATGCCCCGACGGGGCAGCCGCGGCAGGAGGATCCGTCCATGTCGGCCCTGGTGTGTACGAGGTGCGGTAACCGCAACGCGGAGGCGAGCCGCTTCTGCTCCAACTGCGGTGCTCCGTTGCGGGCCGGGGCGACGCCCGAGCGTCCGTCGGAGACCACCTCGACGATCTCCATCTCGGGCCTTGAGGCCTACGACGCCGAGGTCACCGGCCAGACGCAGATGCCGATGCTCTCGCCCGAGGCGCAGGCCGCCGTCGACGCGCTGCCGCTCGGCTCGGCGCTCCTGGTGGTGCGCCGTGGGCCCAACTCGGGCAGCCGCTTCCTGCTGGACGGCGAGCTGACCACCGCCGGCCGTCATCCGCAGAGCGACATCTTCCTGGACGACGTGACCGTGTCGCGCCGCCATGTCGAGTTCCGTCGGGTTCCCGACGGCTCGTTCACGGTGGCGGACGTCGGCAGCCTCAACGGCACGTACGTCAACCGGGAGCGGATCGACTCGGTCCCGCTGTCGAACGGCGACGAGGTGCAGATCGGCAAGTACCGGCTGGTCTTCTACGCGAGCCAGCGGGGTATCTGA
- a CDS encoding DUF881 domain-containing protein, translated as MCGMPQQPPVRSTSTRPSRPDASMSLLTNVMDHSLDDGYAEAAARKKADGTGALPKTLRAKLGLAAGLVLAALVVTVGAAQARIAAPVVAKEREELIDRIDRETSAADKLEDSIDKLRDDVSARQREALKKHGGEQGELVGILAGAVEVHGPGVKLVVNDAKEAEQGGDGDARETSGFSDTGRVRDRDMQRVVNGLWESGAEAISINGQRLTALSAIRAAGDAILVDNKPLVPPYTVLAVGDGERLRTEFQNSGDGQYLDALRKNFHIRTGISVEDDVRLPAAPSVIVRTAQPSTEKGTS; from the coding sequence ATGTGCGGCATGCCGCAGCAGCCCCCCGTTCGGAGCACTTCTACGCGCCCCTCGCGCCCGGACGCATCCATGTCGCTGCTCACCAACGTCATGGACCACAGCCTCGACGACGGGTACGCGGAGGCGGCTGCCCGGAAGAAGGCCGACGGGACCGGCGCCCTGCCTAAGACATTGCGGGCGAAGCTCGGACTCGCGGCCGGTCTGGTGCTCGCGGCCCTCGTGGTGACCGTGGGGGCCGCGCAGGCGCGGATAGCGGCCCCGGTCGTCGCCAAGGAGCGCGAGGAACTCATCGACCGCATCGACCGCGAGACGTCGGCGGCCGACAAGCTCGAGGACAGTATCGACAAGCTCCGCGACGACGTGAGCGCGCGGCAGCGCGAGGCGCTCAAGAAGCACGGCGGCGAACAGGGCGAGCTGGTGGGCATCCTGGCCGGAGCGGTCGAAGTACATGGTCCCGGCGTGAAGCTCGTCGTGAACGACGCCAAGGAAGCAGAGCAGGGCGGCGACGGCGACGCACGCGAGACGTCGGGCTTCTCCGACACCGGGCGCGTACGCGACCGCGACATGCAGCGCGTGGTCAACGGCCTGTGGGAGTCGGGCGCCGAGGCCATCTCGATCAACGGGCAGCGGCTGACCGCACTGTCCGCGATCCGGGCCGCGGGTGACGCGATACTGGTCGACAACAAGCCCCTGGTGCCGCCCTACACGGTGTTGGCGGTGGGGGACGGCGAGCGGCTGAGAACCGAGTTCCAGAACAGCGGTGACGGACAGTATCTGGACGCCCTGCGGAAGAACTTCCATATCCGGACCGGCATTTCCGTTGAGGACGACGTCCGGCTGCCCGCCGCACCGAGTGTGATCGTACGAACAGCACAACCGAGCACAGAGAAAGGCACATCGTGA
- a CDS encoding mannose-1-phosphate guanyltransferase, with protein sequence MKAVVMAGGEGTRLRPMTSSMPKPLLPVANRPIMEHVLRLLKRHGLNETVVTVQFLASLVKNYFGDGEELGMELTYANEEKPLGTAGSVKNAEEALKDDTFLVISGDALTDFDLTDLINFHKEKGALVTVCLTRVPNPLEFGITIVDEEGKVERFLEKPTWGQVFSDTVNTGIYVMEPEVFDYVEADVSVDWSGDVFPQLMKEGKPIYGYIAEGYWEDVGTHESYVKAQADVLEGKVDVELDGFEISPGVWVAEGAEVHPDAVLRGPLYIGDYAKVEADVEIREHTVVGSNVVVKTGAFLHKAVLHDNVYIGQHSNLRGCVIGKNTDIMRAARIEDGAVIGDECLVGEESIVQGNVRVYPFKTIEAGAFVNTSVIWESRGQAHLFGARGVSGILNVEITPELAVRLAGAYATTLKKGSTVTTARDHSRGARALKRAVISALQASAIDVRDLENVPLPVARQQTARGSAGGIMIRTTPGVPDSVDIMFFDGRGADLSQGSQRKLDRVFARQEYRRAFPGEIGDLHFPASVFDSYTGSLLRNVDNTGVAESGLKVVVDASNGSAGLVLPSLLGKLGVDSLTINPGLDESRPTETADARRSGMVRLGEIVASARAAFGVRFDPVGERLSLVDEKGRIIEDDRALLVMLDLVAAERRSGRVALPVTTTRIAEQVAAYHGTQVDWTTTSPDDLTRVGREESTIFGGDGRGGFIVPEFSSVFDGTAAFVRLIGLVARTQLTLSQIDARIPRAHVLKRDLATPWAVKGLVMRRVVEAAGDRFVDTTDGVRVVETDGRWVMVLPDRAEAVTHLWAEGPDDASAQALLDEWSSVVDSAGR encoded by the coding sequence ATGAAGGCCGTCGTGATGGCCGGAGGTGAAGGCACACGCCTTCGCCCCATGACCTCAAGCATGCCCAAGCCGCTCCTGCCCGTGGCCAATCGCCCGATCATGGAGCATGTGCTGCGGCTGCTCAAGCGGCATGGGCTCAACGAGACCGTCGTTACTGTCCAGTTCCTGGCCTCTCTCGTCAAGAACTACTTCGGTGACGGTGAAGAGCTCGGTATGGAGCTCACCTATGCCAATGAGGAGAAGCCACTCGGTACTGCCGGCAGTGTCAAGAACGCCGAGGAAGCGCTGAAGGACGACACCTTCCTCGTGATCTCCGGTGATGCTCTGACCGACTTCGATCTCACTGATCTGATCAATTTCCACAAGGAAAAGGGTGCGCTGGTCACCGTCTGTCTGACCCGTGTCCCGAATCCGCTGGAATTCGGTATCACCATCGTGGACGAGGAAGGCAAGGTCGAGCGCTTTCTCGAGAAGCCCACCTGGGGCCAGGTTTTCTCGGACACCGTGAACACCGGTATCTACGTCATGGAGCCAGAGGTATTCGACTATGTCGAGGCCGATGTCTCCGTCGACTGGTCCGGCGATGTCTTCCCTCAGCTGATGAAGGAGGGCAAGCCGATCTACGGCTATATCGCCGAGGGCTACTGGGAGGACGTGGGCACGCACGAGAGCTATGTGAAGGCGCAGGCCGATGTCCTGGAGGGCAAGGTCGACGTCGAGCTCGACGGCTTCGAGATCTCGCCCGGGGTCTGGGTCGCGGAGGGTGCCGAAGTACACCCCGACGCCGTGCTGCGAGGCCCGCTCTACATCGGGGACTACGCCAAGGTCGAGGCCGACGTCGAAATCCGCGAGCACACCGTCGTGGGTTCCAACGTCGTCGTCAAGACCGGGGCGTTTCTGCACAAGGCCGTGCTGCACGACAACGTGTACATCGGCCAGCACAGCAATCTGCGCGGTTGTGTCATCGGGAAGAACACCGACATCATGCGGGCCGCGCGCATCGAGGACGGCGCCGTCATCGGTGACGAGTGCCTGGTCGGTGAAGAATCGATCGTTCAGGGCAATGTGCGGGTCTATCCGTTCAAGACCATCGAGGCCGGCGCCTTCGTCAATACGTCGGTCATCTGGGAGTCCAGGGGCCAGGCCCATCTCTTCGGAGCCCGCGGAGTCTCCGGGATCCTGAACGTGGAGATCACGCCCGAGCTCGCCGTACGCCTCGCGGGTGCGTATGCGACGACGCTCAAGAAGGGCTCGACCGTCACGACCGCCCGTGACCACTCGCGTGGCGCGCGTGCGCTCAAGAGGGCGGTCATCTCGGCGCTGCAGGCCAGCGCCATCGACGTACGGGACCTGGAGAACGTGCCGCTGCCGGTGGCGCGGCAGCAGACCGCGCGGGGCAGTGCCGGCGGGATCATGATCCGGACGACGCCCGGGGTTCCCGACTCCGTCGACATCATGTTCTTCGACGGGCGCGGGGCGGACCTGTCGCAGGGGAGCCAGCGGAAGCTGGACCGGGTGTTCGCGCGGCAGGAGTACCGGCGTGCTTTCCCGGGCGAGATCGGGGACCTGCACTTCCCGGCCAGCGTCTTCGACTCGTACACCGGTTCTCTGCTGCGGAATGTGGACAACACCGGGGTCGCCGAGTCAGGGCTCAAGGTGGTCGTGGACGCGTCGAACGGTAGTGCCGGGCTGGTGCTGCCCAGCCTTCTGGGCAAGCTCGGGGTCGATTCGTTGACCATCAATCCCGGTCTCGACGAGTCGCGGCCCACGGAGACCGCGGATGCCCGCAGGTCGGGGATGGTGCGGCTCGGAGAGATCGTGGCGTCCGCGCGCGCCGCGTTCGGGGTGCGGTTCGACCCGGTGGGCGAGCGGTTGTCGCTCGTCGACGAGAAGGGGCGGATCATCGAGGACGACCGGGCTCTGCTGGTCATGCTCGACCTGGTGGCCGCCGAACGGCGTAGCGGGCGGGTGGCGTTGCCCGTGACCACCACGAGGATCGCCGAGCAGGTGGCGGCGTACCACGGGACCCAGGTCGACTGGACGACGACGTCGCCGGACGATCTGACGCGCGTGGGGCGCGAGGAGTCGACGATCTTCGGAGGCGACGGGCGCGGTGGCTTCATCGTGCCGGAGTTCAGCAGCGTCTTCGACGGCACGGCGGCCTTCGTACGGCTCATCGGGCTGGTGGCGCGGACGCAGCTCACTCTCAGCCAGATCGACGCCCGGATTCCCCGGGCGCACGTCCTCAAGCGCGATCTCGCGACTCCCTGGGCGGTCAAGGGGCTTGTGATGCGGCGCGTGGTCGAAGCGGCCGGCGACCGGTTCGTGGACACGACCGACGGCGTACGAGTGGTGGAGACCGACGGGCGCTGGGTGATGGTTCTTCCGGACCGGGCGGAGGCGGTCACGCATCTGTGGGCCGAAGGGCCCGACGACGCGTCCGCGCAGGCCCTGCTCGACGAGTGGTCGTCGGTGGTGGACAGCGCCGGTCGCTGA
- a CDS encoding DUF881 domain-containing protein: MSNQDENPETPKTPEISETSQSPETPRSPDAPETSENRLRKELPEEVRAEEARARENPESPDAEAEPSKPVLTGRQRLVKGLWPPRVSRAQFIVALLLFGLGFGLAVQVASNSDSDGALRGARQEDLVRILDELDDRTQRLEEEKQGLEDQRTELENSSDQAEEARKQTVEKEKQLGILAGTVAAQGPGITLTIGDEKGTVEADMLLDAIQELRAAGAEAIQVNGVRVVAGTYLTDVSGGVAVDGNKISAPYRFKVIGKPQDLEPALNIPGGVVQTLEKEQATVTVERSDKIIVDALRPAKRPDYARSSSQ, encoded by the coding sequence ATGAGCAACCAGGACGAGAACCCAGAGACCCCAAAGACCCCAGAGATCTCAGAGACCTCGCAGTCCCCTGAGACCCCCAGGAGCCCGGACGCCCCCGAGACCTCCGAGAACCGCCTGCGCAAGGAACTTCCCGAAGAGGTGCGGGCGGAGGAGGCGCGGGCTCGGGAGAACCCCGAGTCGCCCGACGCCGAGGCGGAACCGAGCAAGCCGGTTCTGACCGGCCGGCAGCGGCTGGTGAAGGGTCTTTGGCCGCCGCGTGTGTCGCGTGCGCAGTTCATCGTGGCCCTGCTGCTGTTCGGCCTCGGCTTCGGTCTCGCCGTCCAGGTGGCGTCCAACAGCGACAGCGACGGCGCCCTCCGCGGTGCGCGTCAGGAGGATCTCGTACGCATCCTCGATGAACTGGACGACCGCACACAGCGTCTGGAAGAGGAGAAGCAGGGGCTGGAGGATCAGCGCACCGAGCTGGAGAACAGTTCGGACCAGGCCGAGGAGGCCCGCAAGCAGACGGTCGAGAAGGAGAAGCAACTCGGCATCCTGGCGGGCACCGTGGCGGCGCAGGGTCCCGGCATCACGCTGACCATCGGGGACGAGAAGGGGACGGTCGAGGCCGACATGCTGCTCGACGCGATCCAGGAGCTGCGTGCCGCCGGGGCGGAGGCGATCCAGGTCAACGGCGTACGGGTCGTCGCGGGCACCTATCTGACGGATGTGAGCGGTGGAGTCGCCGTCGACGGGAACAAGATCAGCGCCCCCTATCGTTTCAAGGTCATCGGCAAGCCTCAGGACCTCGAACCGGCGCTCAACATCCCGGGCGGTGTGGTGCAGACTTTGGAGAAGGAGCAGGCCACTGTCACGGTGGAACGATCGGACAAGATCATCGTGGACGCCTTGCGACCGGCGAAGCGGCCTGACTACGCTCGGTCGTCCTCCCAGTGA
- a CDS encoding MerR family transcriptional regulator, with protein MRSSGDGTAGGAPGPGLGESSPYPLHSSAADHVQRPTAVPEDGGVASEEVGYRGPTACAAAGITYRQLDYWARTGLVEPSVRAAYGSGTQRLYSFRDVVVLKIVKRFLDTGVSLQNIRTTVQHLRERGFRDLERMTLMSDGATVYECSSPDEVHALLQGGQGIFGIAVGVVWRDVESALSQLHGERVDTGETLVRPNPADELARRRNRAV; from the coding sequence GTGAGAAGCAGCGGCGACGGTACGGCTGGGGGTGCCCCCGGACCCGGTCTGGGGGAGAGCAGCCCGTACCCGCTTCACAGCAGCGCGGCCGATCACGTACAGCGGCCGACAGCGGTGCCCGAGGACGGCGGGGTGGCGTCCGAGGAGGTCGGTTATCGCGGGCCCACGGCCTGCGCGGCCGCGGGCATCACCTACCGGCAGCTCGACTACTGGGCCAGAACGGGTTTGGTCGAGCCGAGCGTGCGGGCCGCCTACGGGTCGGGGACGCAGCGGCTCTACAGCTTCCGGGACGTAGTCGTCCTGAAGATCGTCAAGCGGTTCCTCGACACCGGGGTCTCGCTGCAGAACATCCGCACGACGGTCCAGCACCTGCGTGAGCGCGGGTTCCGGGACCTGGAGCGGATGACGCTGATGAGCGACGGCGCGACGGTCTACGAGTGCTCCTCGCCCGACGAGGTCCACGCGCTCCTCCAGGGCGGCCAGGGCATCTTCGGGATCGCGGTGGGCGTGGTCTGGCGGGACGTGGAGAGCGCCCTCTCACAGCTGCACGGGGAGCGGGTCGACACGGGCGAGACGCTTGTGCGGCCCAATCCGGCGGACGAGCTGGCGCGGCGGCGCAATCGCGCGGTCTGA
- a CDS encoding PTS sugar transporter subunit IIA, translating to MTTVTSPLAGRTIGLTAVPDPVFSGAMVGPGTAIDPVREASAAVAPIDGVVVSLHPHAFVIVDEEGHGVLTHLGIDTVQLNGEGFELLVNKGDTVQRGQSVVRWDPAAVEAAGKSPICPIVALEATAESLSDVSVDADVKAGDALFGWH from the coding sequence ATGACCACCGTGACGTCCCCTCTTGCAGGACGCACCATCGGACTCACAGCTGTACCTGATCCGGTCTTCTCCGGAGCCATGGTGGGCCCCGGCACCGCGATCGACCCCGTCCGGGAGGCCTCGGCGGCCGTCGCCCCCATCGACGGCGTTGTTGTCTCGCTCCACCCTCACGCCTTCGTCATCGTCGACGAAGAGGGGCACGGAGTGCTGACGCACCTCGGTATCGACACCGTTCAGCTCAACGGCGAGGGCTTCGAGCTGCTCGTCAACAAGGGCGACACCGTGCAGCGCGGCCAGTCCGTGGTGCGCTGGGACCCGGCTGCCGTCGAGGCCGCCGGCAAGTCCCCCATCTGCCCCATCGTGGCACTCGAAGCCACAGCCGAGTCCCTCTCCGATGTCAGCGTTGACGCGGACGTGAAGGCTGGCGACGCTCTCTTCGGCTGGCACTGA
- a CDS encoding small basic family protein, with protein sequence MIAVLGLVVGVVAGLLVRPEVPAVVEPYLPIAVVAALDAVFGGLRAMLDGIFDDKVFVVSFLSNVVVAALIVFLGDKLGVGAQLSTGVVVVLGIRIFSNAAAIRRHVFRA encoded by the coding sequence GTGATCGCCGTACTGGGCCTCGTCGTGGGAGTCGTGGCTGGATTGTTGGTCCGGCCCGAGGTTCCGGCGGTGGTCGAGCCCTATCTTCCGATCGCCGTCGTCGCGGCGCTCGACGCCGTGTTCGGAGGTCTGCGGGCGATGCTCGACGGCATCTTCGACGACAAGGTCTTCGTGGTGTCGTTCCTGTCCAACGTTGTCGTGGCCGCGCTGATCGTCTTCCTCGGCGACAAGTTGGGTGTGGGCGCCCAGCTGTCCACGGGTGTCGTGGTCGTCCTCGGCATCCGGATCTTCTCCAACGCCGCGGCGATCCGTCGTCACGTGTTCCGGGCGTGA